The Synchiropus splendidus isolate RoL2022-P1 chromosome 1, RoL_Sspl_1.0, whole genome shotgun sequence genome includes a window with the following:
- the evi5b gene encoding EVI5-like protein isoform X3 has protein sequence MTNIWTLKSPLSEELVYLDNEVQVATDKVAGKLSSTLSWVKNSVSHTVSQMASQVATPTSLPTTATSSSTSLSSPVLSPSSPPQLSPDDVELLAKLEEQNRLLETDSKSLRSMNGSRRNSGSSLVSSSSASSNLSHLEEDTWILWGRIVNEWEEVRKKKEKQLKDLVRKGIPHHFRAIVWQLLCNAQNMPIKDQYSELLKMTSPCEKLIRRDIARTYPEHDFFKEKDSLGQEVLFNVMKAYSLVDREVGYCQGSAFIVGLLLMQMPEEEAFCVFVKLMQDYRLRELFKPSMAELGLCMYQFECMIQEHLPELHIHFQAQSFHTSMYASSWFLTIFLTSFPLPVATRIFDIFMCEGLEIVFRVGMAILQMNQTELIQLDMEGMLQHFQRVVPHQFDSGPDKVIQMAYQVKYNAKKMKKLEKEYTTIKTKEMEEQVEIKRLRTENRLLKQRIDTLEKESASLADRLIQGQVTRAQEAEENYLVKRELATVKQQSEEAGAQLEQAKKTILQLQQQPQAKGVPRYSEESVLQLEKELVQARLKEAESQCALKEMQDKILDMEKRNTSLPDDTNVARLQEELIGVKLREAEALTSLKELRQQVRDLEEHWQRHLARTAGRWRDTPRKNALSELQEELMTVRLREAEAQAELRETRQRMLELETQSQIHSNQLRRAEQEARCLQERVQTLTSQNKDLNVQLQEIKRRQAEIECKSKEEVMAVRLREADNIAAMAELQQQISELEIQKEEGKVQGQLNHTDSNQYIRDLKDQIAELKHEICCLKGQRGLSNPPTFDGIHIINHYGGTGDSYHSSDEEGIKDPAHPESQQRSGGRIRLRPCLVDTDSDEEDEDAEDSDALRLCVPPTANHKSTM, from the exons GTGGCGACAGACAAAGTTGCTGGTAAGCTGAGTTCTACTCTCTCATGGGTCAAGAACTCTGTGTCCCACACGGTCAGTCAGATGGCTAGCCAGGTGGCCACGCCTACGTCCCTGCCGACCACCGCtacctcatcatccacatctctGTCCTCGCCCGTGCTCTCTCCGTCCTCACCTCCACAGCTCAGTCCAGATGATGTGGAGCTTCTTGCTAAGCTTGAGGAACAGAACAG GCTGCTGGAGACAGACAGTAAATCACTCCGCTCCATGAATGGCTCCCGGCGCAACAGTGGCTCCTCTCTGGTGTCCAGCTCCTCGGCCTCCTCCAACCTCTCACACCTGGAGGAGGACACATGGATCCTGTGGGGCCGAATCGTCAATGAGTGGGAGGAAGTGCgcaagaagaaagagaagcagcTCAAG GATCTTGTCAGAAAAGGAATCCCTCATCACTTCCGTGCAATTGTGTGGCAGTTGCTATGTAATGCCCAGAACATGCCCATTAAAGATCAGTACTCGGAGCTCTTGAAGATGACCTCACCCTGCGAGAAGCTCATTCGCAGAGACATCGCCCGCACATATCCCGAGCATGACTTCTTCAAGGAGAAGGACAGTCTAGGCCAGGAAGTGCTCTTCAATGTCATGAAG gCGTATTCTCTGGTGGACCGGGAGGTCGGTTATTGCCAAGGAAGTGCCTTTATTGTGGGACTGTTGCTCATGCAG ATGCCAGAAGAGGAGgctttctgtgtgtttgtgaagttGATGCAGGACTACAGATTACGAGAGCTCTTTAAACCCAGCATGGCTGAGCTGGGCCTCTGCATGTACCAGTTTGAGTGTATGATTCAG GAACATCTCCCAGAgcttcacattcattttcaagcTCAGAGCTTTCACACCTCTATGTACGCCTCCTCATGGTTTCTcaccatcttcctcacctctttcCCGCTGCCTGTTGCCACAAGGATCTTCGACATCTTCATGTGTGAG GGACTTGAAATAGTGTTTCGTGTGGGCATGGCTATTCTTCAGATGAACCAAACAGAACTCATCCAACTGGACATGGAGGGAATGTTACAG CACTTTCAGAGAGTCGTCCCACACCAATTCGACAGCGGACCAGATAAGGTCATCCAGATGGCTTATCAGGTCAAATACAATGCCaagaagatgaaaaa GTTGGAAAAGGAGTACACTACTATCAAAACAAAGGAGATGGAAGAGCAGGTGGAGATTAAG AGGCTGAGAACGGAGAATCGCCTGCTGAAGCAGAGGATCGACACACTTGAGAAG GAAAGTGCTTCCTTGGCAGATAGATTGATCCAG GGACAAGTGACCCGAGCTCAAGAGGCTGAGGAGAACTACCTAGTCAAGCGGGAGCTGGCCACAGTCAAACAGCAGAGCGAGGAGGCCGGCGCTCAGCTGGAGCAGGCCAAGAAAACCATATTGCAGCTACAGCAACAGCCGCAAGCG AAGGGAGTCCCTCGCTACTCCGAGGAGTCTGTCCTGCAGCTGGAGAAAGAACTTGTTCAGGCTCGGCTGAAGGAGGCAGAGTCCCAGTGTGCTCTCAAGGAGATGCAAGATAAGATCCTGGACATGGAGAAA AGGAACACTTCGTTACCAGATGACACCAATGTGGCAAGACTGCAAGAGGAGTTGATCGGTGTCAAACTAAGGGAGGCGGAGGCTCTGACCAGCCTGAAAGAGCTGAGGCAGCAGGTCAGAGACCTGGAGGAGCACTGGCAG CGTCACTTGGCCCGCACTGCTGGACGCTGGAGGGACACTCCGAGGAAGAACGCTCTGAGCGAGCTGCAGGAAGAGCTCATGACGGTGAGACTGCGTGAGGCTGAGGCTCAGGCTGAGCTGCGGGAGACACGGCAGAGGATGCTGGAGCTGGAGACTCAG AGTCAGATACACAGTAACCAGCTGCGGCGTGCAGAGCAGGAGGCGCGCTGCTTACAGGAACGTGTGCAAACATTGACCTCGCAAAACAAAGATTTGAACGTTCAGCTTCAAGAGATCAAGAGAAGACAAGCTGAGATTGAGTGCAAG AGCAAAGAGGAGGTGATGGCAGTGAGGCTGCGGGAGGCTGACAACATCGCTGCTATGGCTGAACTTCAGCAACAGATCTCAGAGCTGGAAATTCAG AAAGAAGAGGGAAAAGTCCAAGGTCAGCTCAACCATACAGACTCAAACCAGTACATCCGTGACCTCAAAGATCAGATCGCTGAGCTGAAGCACGAG ATTTGCTGCTTAAAAGGACAGAGGGGCCTGTCCAACCCACCCACCTTTGACGGGATCCACATCATCAATCATTACGGCGGCACCGGGGACTCGTACCACTCATCGGATGAAGAAGGCATCAAGGACCCCGCCCACCCTGAGAGCCAGCAGAGGAGCGGCGGCCGGATTAGGCTGCGTCCTTGCCTCGTGGACACAGACAGCGATGAAGAGGACGAGGACGCGGAGGACAGCGACGCTCTGCGGCTCTGCGTACCCCCCACCGCCAACCACAAGTCCACCATGTGA
- the evi5b gene encoding ecotropic viral integration site 5 protein isoform X2, translating to MTTWLESATNFDINSIWTLKSPLSEELVYLDNEVQVATDKVAGKLSSTLSWVKNSVSHTVSQMASQVATPTSLPTTATSSSTSLSSPVLSPSSPPQLSPDDVELLAKLEEQNRLLETDSKSLRSMNGSRRNSGSSLVSSSSASSNLSHLEEDTWILWGRIVNEWEEVRKKKEKQLKDLVRKGIPHHFRAIVWQLLCNAQNMPIKDQYSELLKMTSPCEKLIRRDIARTYPEHDFFKEKDSLGQEVLFNVMKAYSLVDREVGYCQGSAFIVGLLLMQMPEEEAFCVFVKLMQDYRLRELFKPSMAELGLCMYQFECMIQEHLPELHIHFQAQSFHTSMYASSWFLTIFLTSFPLPVATRIFDIFMCEGLEIVFRVGMAILQMNQTELIQLDMEGMLQHFQRVVPHQFDSGPDKVIQMAYQVKYNAKKMKKLEKEYTTIKTKEMEEQVEIKRLRTENRLLKQRIDTLEKGQVTRAQEAEENYLVKRELATVKQQSEEAGAQLEQAKKTILQLQQQPQAKGVPRYSEESVLQLEKELVQARLKEAESQCALKEMQDKILDMEKRNTSLPDDTNVARLQEELIGVKLREAEALTSLKELRQQVRDLEEHWQRHLARTAGRWRDTPRKNALSELQEELMTVRLREAEAQAELRETRQRMLELETQSQIHSNQLRRAEQEARCLQERVQTLTSQNKDLNVQLQEIKRRQAEIECKSKEEVMAVRLREADNIAAMAELQQQISELEIQKEEGKVQGQLNHTDSNQYIRDLKDQIAELKHEICCLKGQRGLSNPPTFDGIHIINHYGGTGDSYHSSDEEGIKDPAHPESQQRSGGRIRLRPCLVDTDSDEEDEDAEDSDALRLCVPPTANHKSTM from the exons GTGGCGACAGACAAAGTTGCTGGTAAGCTGAGTTCTACTCTCTCATGGGTCAAGAACTCTGTGTCCCACACGGTCAGTCAGATGGCTAGCCAGGTGGCCACGCCTACGTCCCTGCCGACCACCGCtacctcatcatccacatctctGTCCTCGCCCGTGCTCTCTCCGTCCTCACCTCCACAGCTCAGTCCAGATGATGTGGAGCTTCTTGCTAAGCTTGAGGAACAGAACAG GCTGCTGGAGACAGACAGTAAATCACTCCGCTCCATGAATGGCTCCCGGCGCAACAGTGGCTCCTCTCTGGTGTCCAGCTCCTCGGCCTCCTCCAACCTCTCACACCTGGAGGAGGACACATGGATCCTGTGGGGCCGAATCGTCAATGAGTGGGAGGAAGTGCgcaagaagaaagagaagcagcTCAAG GATCTTGTCAGAAAAGGAATCCCTCATCACTTCCGTGCAATTGTGTGGCAGTTGCTATGTAATGCCCAGAACATGCCCATTAAAGATCAGTACTCGGAGCTCTTGAAGATGACCTCACCCTGCGAGAAGCTCATTCGCAGAGACATCGCCCGCACATATCCCGAGCATGACTTCTTCAAGGAGAAGGACAGTCTAGGCCAGGAAGTGCTCTTCAATGTCATGAAG gCGTATTCTCTGGTGGACCGGGAGGTCGGTTATTGCCAAGGAAGTGCCTTTATTGTGGGACTGTTGCTCATGCAG ATGCCAGAAGAGGAGgctttctgtgtgtttgtgaagttGATGCAGGACTACAGATTACGAGAGCTCTTTAAACCCAGCATGGCTGAGCTGGGCCTCTGCATGTACCAGTTTGAGTGTATGATTCAG GAACATCTCCCAGAgcttcacattcattttcaagcTCAGAGCTTTCACACCTCTATGTACGCCTCCTCATGGTTTCTcaccatcttcctcacctctttcCCGCTGCCTGTTGCCACAAGGATCTTCGACATCTTCATGTGTGAG GGACTTGAAATAGTGTTTCGTGTGGGCATGGCTATTCTTCAGATGAACCAAACAGAACTCATCCAACTGGACATGGAGGGAATGTTACAG CACTTTCAGAGAGTCGTCCCACACCAATTCGACAGCGGACCAGATAAGGTCATCCAGATGGCTTATCAGGTCAAATACAATGCCaagaagatgaaaaa GTTGGAAAAGGAGTACACTACTATCAAAACAAAGGAGATGGAAGAGCAGGTGGAGATTAAG AGGCTGAGAACGGAGAATCGCCTGCTGAAGCAGAGGATCGACACACTTGAGAAG GGACAAGTGACCCGAGCTCAAGAGGCTGAGGAGAACTACCTAGTCAAGCGGGAGCTGGCCACAGTCAAACAGCAGAGCGAGGAGGCCGGCGCTCAGCTGGAGCAGGCCAAGAAAACCATATTGCAGCTACAGCAACAGCCGCAAGCG AAGGGAGTCCCTCGCTACTCCGAGGAGTCTGTCCTGCAGCTGGAGAAAGAACTTGTTCAGGCTCGGCTGAAGGAGGCAGAGTCCCAGTGTGCTCTCAAGGAGATGCAAGATAAGATCCTGGACATGGAGAAA AGGAACACTTCGTTACCAGATGACACCAATGTGGCAAGACTGCAAGAGGAGTTGATCGGTGTCAAACTAAGGGAGGCGGAGGCTCTGACCAGCCTGAAAGAGCTGAGGCAGCAGGTCAGAGACCTGGAGGAGCACTGGCAG CGTCACTTGGCCCGCACTGCTGGACGCTGGAGGGACACTCCGAGGAAGAACGCTCTGAGCGAGCTGCAGGAAGAGCTCATGACGGTGAGACTGCGTGAGGCTGAGGCTCAGGCTGAGCTGCGGGAGACACGGCAGAGGATGCTGGAGCTGGAGACTCAG AGTCAGATACACAGTAACCAGCTGCGGCGTGCAGAGCAGGAGGCGCGCTGCTTACAGGAACGTGTGCAAACATTGACCTCGCAAAACAAAGATTTGAACGTTCAGCTTCAAGAGATCAAGAGAAGACAAGCTGAGATTGAGTGCAAG AGCAAAGAGGAGGTGATGGCAGTGAGGCTGCGGGAGGCTGACAACATCGCTGCTATGGCTGAACTTCAGCAACAGATCTCAGAGCTGGAAATTCAG AAAGAAGAGGGAAAAGTCCAAGGTCAGCTCAACCATACAGACTCAAACCAGTACATCCGTGACCTCAAAGATCAGATCGCTGAGCTGAAGCACGAG ATTTGCTGCTTAAAAGGACAGAGGGGCCTGTCCAACCCACCCACCTTTGACGGGATCCACATCATCAATCATTACGGCGGCACCGGGGACTCGTACCACTCATCGGATGAAGAAGGCATCAAGGACCCCGCCCACCCTGAGAGCCAGCAGAGGAGCGGCGGCCGGATTAGGCTGCGTCCTTGCCTCGTGGACACAGACAGCGATGAAGAGGACGAGGACGCGGAGGACAGCGACGCTCTGCGGCTCTGCGTACCCCCCACCGCCAACCACAAGTCCACCATGTGA
- the evi5b gene encoding ecotropic viral integration site 5 protein homolog isoform X4: MTTWLESATNFDINSIWTLKSPLSEELVYLDNEVQVATDKVAGKLSSTLSWVKNSVSHTVSQMASQVATPTSLPTTATSSSTSLSSPVLSPSSPPQLSPDDVELLAKLEEQNRLLETDSKSLRSMNGSRRNSGSSLVSSSSASSNLSHLEEDTWILWGRIVNEWEEVRKKKEKQLKDLVRKGIPHHFRAIVWQLLCNAQNMPIKDQYSELLKMTSPCEKLIRRDIARTYPEHDFFKEKDSLGQEVLFNVMKAYSLVDREVGYCQGSAFIVGLLLMQMPEEEAFCVFVKLMQDYRLRELFKPSMAELGLCMYQFECMIQEHLPELHIHFQAQSFHTSMYASSWFLTIFLTSFPLPVATRIFDIFMCEGLEIVFRVGMAILQMNQTELIQLDMEGMLQHFQRVVPHQFDSGPDKVIQMAYQVKYNAKKMKKLEKEYTTIKTKEMEEQVEIKRLRTENRLLKQRIDTLEKKGVPRYSEESVLQLEKELVQARLKEAESQCALKEMQDKILDMEKRNTSLPDDTNVARLQEELIGVKLREAEALTSLKELRQQVRDLEEHWQRHLARTAGRWRDTPRKNALSELQEELMTVRLREAEAQAELRETRQRMLELETQSQIHSNQLRRAEQEARCLQERVQTLTSQNKDLNVQLQEIKRRQAEIECKSKEEVMAVRLREADNIAAMAELQQQISELEIQKEEGKVQGQLNHTDSNQYIRDLKDQIAELKHEICCLKGQRGLSNPPTFDGIHIINHYGGTGDSYHSSDEEGIKDPAHPESQQRSGGRIRLRPCLVDTDSDEEDEDAEDSDALRLCVPPTANHKSTM; this comes from the exons GTGGCGACAGACAAAGTTGCTGGTAAGCTGAGTTCTACTCTCTCATGGGTCAAGAACTCTGTGTCCCACACGGTCAGTCAGATGGCTAGCCAGGTGGCCACGCCTACGTCCCTGCCGACCACCGCtacctcatcatccacatctctGTCCTCGCCCGTGCTCTCTCCGTCCTCACCTCCACAGCTCAGTCCAGATGATGTGGAGCTTCTTGCTAAGCTTGAGGAACAGAACAG GCTGCTGGAGACAGACAGTAAATCACTCCGCTCCATGAATGGCTCCCGGCGCAACAGTGGCTCCTCTCTGGTGTCCAGCTCCTCGGCCTCCTCCAACCTCTCACACCTGGAGGAGGACACATGGATCCTGTGGGGCCGAATCGTCAATGAGTGGGAGGAAGTGCgcaagaagaaagagaagcagcTCAAG GATCTTGTCAGAAAAGGAATCCCTCATCACTTCCGTGCAATTGTGTGGCAGTTGCTATGTAATGCCCAGAACATGCCCATTAAAGATCAGTACTCGGAGCTCTTGAAGATGACCTCACCCTGCGAGAAGCTCATTCGCAGAGACATCGCCCGCACATATCCCGAGCATGACTTCTTCAAGGAGAAGGACAGTCTAGGCCAGGAAGTGCTCTTCAATGTCATGAAG gCGTATTCTCTGGTGGACCGGGAGGTCGGTTATTGCCAAGGAAGTGCCTTTATTGTGGGACTGTTGCTCATGCAG ATGCCAGAAGAGGAGgctttctgtgtgtttgtgaagttGATGCAGGACTACAGATTACGAGAGCTCTTTAAACCCAGCATGGCTGAGCTGGGCCTCTGCATGTACCAGTTTGAGTGTATGATTCAG GAACATCTCCCAGAgcttcacattcattttcaagcTCAGAGCTTTCACACCTCTATGTACGCCTCCTCATGGTTTCTcaccatcttcctcacctctttcCCGCTGCCTGTTGCCACAAGGATCTTCGACATCTTCATGTGTGAG GGACTTGAAATAGTGTTTCGTGTGGGCATGGCTATTCTTCAGATGAACCAAACAGAACTCATCCAACTGGACATGGAGGGAATGTTACAG CACTTTCAGAGAGTCGTCCCACACCAATTCGACAGCGGACCAGATAAGGTCATCCAGATGGCTTATCAGGTCAAATACAATGCCaagaagatgaaaaa GTTGGAAAAGGAGTACACTACTATCAAAACAAAGGAGATGGAAGAGCAGGTGGAGATTAAG AGGCTGAGAACGGAGAATCGCCTGCTGAAGCAGAGGATCGACACACTTGAGAAG AAGGGAGTCCCTCGCTACTCCGAGGAGTCTGTCCTGCAGCTGGAGAAAGAACTTGTTCAGGCTCGGCTGAAGGAGGCAGAGTCCCAGTGTGCTCTCAAGGAGATGCAAGATAAGATCCTGGACATGGAGAAA AGGAACACTTCGTTACCAGATGACACCAATGTGGCAAGACTGCAAGAGGAGTTGATCGGTGTCAAACTAAGGGAGGCGGAGGCTCTGACCAGCCTGAAAGAGCTGAGGCAGCAGGTCAGAGACCTGGAGGAGCACTGGCAG CGTCACTTGGCCCGCACTGCTGGACGCTGGAGGGACACTCCGAGGAAGAACGCTCTGAGCGAGCTGCAGGAAGAGCTCATGACGGTGAGACTGCGTGAGGCTGAGGCTCAGGCTGAGCTGCGGGAGACACGGCAGAGGATGCTGGAGCTGGAGACTCAG AGTCAGATACACAGTAACCAGCTGCGGCGTGCAGAGCAGGAGGCGCGCTGCTTACAGGAACGTGTGCAAACATTGACCTCGCAAAACAAAGATTTGAACGTTCAGCTTCAAGAGATCAAGAGAAGACAAGCTGAGATTGAGTGCAAG AGCAAAGAGGAGGTGATGGCAGTGAGGCTGCGGGAGGCTGACAACATCGCTGCTATGGCTGAACTTCAGCAACAGATCTCAGAGCTGGAAATTCAG AAAGAAGAGGGAAAAGTCCAAGGTCAGCTCAACCATACAGACTCAAACCAGTACATCCGTGACCTCAAAGATCAGATCGCTGAGCTGAAGCACGAG ATTTGCTGCTTAAAAGGACAGAGGGGCCTGTCCAACCCACCCACCTTTGACGGGATCCACATCATCAATCATTACGGCGGCACCGGGGACTCGTACCACTCATCGGATGAAGAAGGCATCAAGGACCCCGCCCACCCTGAGAGCCAGCAGAGGAGCGGCGGCCGGATTAGGCTGCGTCCTTGCCTCGTGGACACAGACAGCGATGAAGAGGACGAGGACGCGGAGGACAGCGACGCTCTGCGGCTCTGCGTACCCCCCACCGCCAACCACAAGTCCACCATGTGA
- the evi5b gene encoding EVI5-like protein isoform X1, producing the protein MTTWLESATNFDINSIWTLKSPLSEELVYLDNEVQVATDKVAGKLSSTLSWVKNSVSHTVSQMASQVATPTSLPTTATSSSTSLSSPVLSPSSPPQLSPDDVELLAKLEEQNRLLETDSKSLRSMNGSRRNSGSSLVSSSSASSNLSHLEEDTWILWGRIVNEWEEVRKKKEKQLKDLVRKGIPHHFRAIVWQLLCNAQNMPIKDQYSELLKMTSPCEKLIRRDIARTYPEHDFFKEKDSLGQEVLFNVMKAYSLVDREVGYCQGSAFIVGLLLMQMPEEEAFCVFVKLMQDYRLRELFKPSMAELGLCMYQFECMIQEHLPELHIHFQAQSFHTSMYASSWFLTIFLTSFPLPVATRIFDIFMCEGLEIVFRVGMAILQMNQTELIQLDMEGMLQHFQRVVPHQFDSGPDKVIQMAYQVKYNAKKMKKLEKEYTTIKTKEMEEQVEIKRLRTENRLLKQRIDTLEKESASLADRLIQGQVTRAQEAEENYLVKRELATVKQQSEEAGAQLEQAKKTILQLQQQPQAKGVPRYSEESVLQLEKELVQARLKEAESQCALKEMQDKILDMEKRNTSLPDDTNVARLQEELIGVKLREAEALTSLKELRQQVRDLEEHWQRHLARTAGRWRDTPRKNALSELQEELMTVRLREAEAQAELRETRQRMLELETQSQIHSNQLRRAEQEARCLQERVQTLTSQNKDLNVQLQEIKRRQAEIECKSKEEVMAVRLREADNIAAMAELQQQISELEIQKEEGKVQGQLNHTDSNQYIRDLKDQIAELKHEICCLKGQRGLSNPPTFDGIHIINHYGGTGDSYHSSDEEGIKDPAHPESQQRSGGRIRLRPCLVDTDSDEEDEDAEDSDALRLCVPPTANHKSTM; encoded by the exons GTGGCGACAGACAAAGTTGCTGGTAAGCTGAGTTCTACTCTCTCATGGGTCAAGAACTCTGTGTCCCACACGGTCAGTCAGATGGCTAGCCAGGTGGCCACGCCTACGTCCCTGCCGACCACCGCtacctcatcatccacatctctGTCCTCGCCCGTGCTCTCTCCGTCCTCACCTCCACAGCTCAGTCCAGATGATGTGGAGCTTCTTGCTAAGCTTGAGGAACAGAACAG GCTGCTGGAGACAGACAGTAAATCACTCCGCTCCATGAATGGCTCCCGGCGCAACAGTGGCTCCTCTCTGGTGTCCAGCTCCTCGGCCTCCTCCAACCTCTCACACCTGGAGGAGGACACATGGATCCTGTGGGGCCGAATCGTCAATGAGTGGGAGGAAGTGCgcaagaagaaagagaagcagcTCAAG GATCTTGTCAGAAAAGGAATCCCTCATCACTTCCGTGCAATTGTGTGGCAGTTGCTATGTAATGCCCAGAACATGCCCATTAAAGATCAGTACTCGGAGCTCTTGAAGATGACCTCACCCTGCGAGAAGCTCATTCGCAGAGACATCGCCCGCACATATCCCGAGCATGACTTCTTCAAGGAGAAGGACAGTCTAGGCCAGGAAGTGCTCTTCAATGTCATGAAG gCGTATTCTCTGGTGGACCGGGAGGTCGGTTATTGCCAAGGAAGTGCCTTTATTGTGGGACTGTTGCTCATGCAG ATGCCAGAAGAGGAGgctttctgtgtgtttgtgaagttGATGCAGGACTACAGATTACGAGAGCTCTTTAAACCCAGCATGGCTGAGCTGGGCCTCTGCATGTACCAGTTTGAGTGTATGATTCAG GAACATCTCCCAGAgcttcacattcattttcaagcTCAGAGCTTTCACACCTCTATGTACGCCTCCTCATGGTTTCTcaccatcttcctcacctctttcCCGCTGCCTGTTGCCACAAGGATCTTCGACATCTTCATGTGTGAG GGACTTGAAATAGTGTTTCGTGTGGGCATGGCTATTCTTCAGATGAACCAAACAGAACTCATCCAACTGGACATGGAGGGAATGTTACAG CACTTTCAGAGAGTCGTCCCACACCAATTCGACAGCGGACCAGATAAGGTCATCCAGATGGCTTATCAGGTCAAATACAATGCCaagaagatgaaaaa GTTGGAAAAGGAGTACACTACTATCAAAACAAAGGAGATGGAAGAGCAGGTGGAGATTAAG AGGCTGAGAACGGAGAATCGCCTGCTGAAGCAGAGGATCGACACACTTGAGAAG GAAAGTGCTTCCTTGGCAGATAGATTGATCCAG GGACAAGTGACCCGAGCTCAAGAGGCTGAGGAGAACTACCTAGTCAAGCGGGAGCTGGCCACAGTCAAACAGCAGAGCGAGGAGGCCGGCGCTCAGCTGGAGCAGGCCAAGAAAACCATATTGCAGCTACAGCAACAGCCGCAAGCG AAGGGAGTCCCTCGCTACTCCGAGGAGTCTGTCCTGCAGCTGGAGAAAGAACTTGTTCAGGCTCGGCTGAAGGAGGCAGAGTCCCAGTGTGCTCTCAAGGAGATGCAAGATAAGATCCTGGACATGGAGAAA AGGAACACTTCGTTACCAGATGACACCAATGTGGCAAGACTGCAAGAGGAGTTGATCGGTGTCAAACTAAGGGAGGCGGAGGCTCTGACCAGCCTGAAAGAGCTGAGGCAGCAGGTCAGAGACCTGGAGGAGCACTGGCAG CGTCACTTGGCCCGCACTGCTGGACGCTGGAGGGACACTCCGAGGAAGAACGCTCTGAGCGAGCTGCAGGAAGAGCTCATGACGGTGAGACTGCGTGAGGCTGAGGCTCAGGCTGAGCTGCGGGAGACACGGCAGAGGATGCTGGAGCTGGAGACTCAG AGTCAGATACACAGTAACCAGCTGCGGCGTGCAGAGCAGGAGGCGCGCTGCTTACAGGAACGTGTGCAAACATTGACCTCGCAAAACAAAGATTTGAACGTTCAGCTTCAAGAGATCAAGAGAAGACAAGCTGAGATTGAGTGCAAG AGCAAAGAGGAGGTGATGGCAGTGAGGCTGCGGGAGGCTGACAACATCGCTGCTATGGCTGAACTTCAGCAACAGATCTCAGAGCTGGAAATTCAG AAAGAAGAGGGAAAAGTCCAAGGTCAGCTCAACCATACAGACTCAAACCAGTACATCCGTGACCTCAAAGATCAGATCGCTGAGCTGAAGCACGAG ATTTGCTGCTTAAAAGGACAGAGGGGCCTGTCCAACCCACCCACCTTTGACGGGATCCACATCATCAATCATTACGGCGGCACCGGGGACTCGTACCACTCATCGGATGAAGAAGGCATCAAGGACCCCGCCCACCCTGAGAGCCAGCAGAGGAGCGGCGGCCGGATTAGGCTGCGTCCTTGCCTCGTGGACACAGACAGCGATGAAGAGGACGAGGACGCGGAGGACAGCGACGCTCTGCGGCTCTGCGTACCCCCCACCGCCAACCACAAGTCCACCATGTGA